The Mercurialis annua linkage group LG2, ddMerAnnu1.2, whole genome shotgun sequence genome contains a region encoding:
- the LOC130014543 gene encoding G-type lectin S-receptor-like serine/threonine-protein kinase At4g27290, whose translation MEILIILLFSFSLTSILTTSKAIDTISATQSIRDGGQTIVSADGSFELGFFSIKSNRYLGIWFKKISEGTVVWVANRETPLTNSTGVLKFDGRGSLILLNQENLTIWSGNTSRAVQNPIAQLLDTGNFVIRDENDVNPENYLWQSFHHPDKTFMPGMKIGRLAGGVEVYTTSWKSIDDPSKGEYSFQPDSSGLQMVLVKNSVVISRSGPWNGISQSGLPFLKPNSIYNYTMVISGNESYYTFDLVSKSVFSRIVLSENGVNNRYAWIDRTQQWQQISSAPADNCDTYDQCGAHGSCDISNTPVCSCLNRFVPKLEINWNATDWSGGCVRRTPLDCQRGDGFIKYSNVKLPDMLNYSTNSSLTIKECEVFCLKNCSCMAYASSNIVTRRGCYFWFGELIDIKQINEDGGQDLFVRLAFSELDESSSSKKRRVLMATLVSLAGIFLLILCVWLFIRSKRRKQKRSAQGKWENNPNENYSIDNHDEDLELPHFDFFVVAKATNNFSFNNMLGEGGFGPVYKGKLSDGQEVAVKRLSKESRQGLDEFKNEVKCIAKLQHRNLVKLLGYCIYLDERMLIYEYMPNKSLDCYIFDDNQSKLLNWNVRFRIIIGISRGLLYLHQDSRLRIIHRDLKLSNILLDKELNPKISDFGMARIFGGNETAANTKRVVGTYGYMSPEYAIDGLFSMKSDVFSFGVLVLEIISGQRNRGFTHPDHELNLLGHAWKLFKEGRNLELIGDSATETCNLSEVVRAMHVGLLCVQHNPEDRPNMASVVLMLSSEGPLPEPKEPGFFTDRKLFEGESASSQQDLYSVNELTITLIDVR comes from the exons ATGGAAATCTTAATCATTCTCCTCTTCTCCTTCTCTTTAACTTCTATTCTCACGACATCAAAAGCCATCGACACAATATCCGCAACTCAGTCTATTAGAGATGGTGGTCAGACTATAGTTTCAGCTGATGGCTCCTTTGAATTGGGATTTTTCAGCATCAAATCTAATAGATATTTGGGTATATGGTTCAAAAAGATTTCTGAGGGAACTGTTGTCTGGGTTGCCAATAGAGAAACTCCGCTTACGAATTCAACAGgagttttaaaatttgatggCAGAGGAAGTCTTATTCTTCTGAATCAAGAAAACTTGACCATATGGTCTGGTAATACGTCAAGAGCTGTGCAGAATCCTATTGCACAGCTTCTCGATACTGGAAATTTCGTTATTAGAGACGAAAACGACGTCAACCCGGAAAATTACTTGTGGCAAAGTTTTCATCATCCTGACAAAACATTTATGCCCGGAATGAAAATTGGAAGACTGGCTGGAGGGGTTGAAGTTTATACAACTTCATGGAAGAGCATAGATGATCCCTCCAAAGGTGAATATTCATTTCAGCCAGATTCCTCTGGTTTACAGATGGTTCTTGTAAAGAATTCAGTAGTCATATCTAGATCTGGACCATGGAATGGTATTAGCCAGAGTGGTTTGCCTTTCTTGAAACCAAATTCAATTTATAACTATACAATGGTTATCAGTGGAAATGAGAGCTATTATACTTTTGACCTTGTTAGCAAATCTGTTTTTTCAAGAATTGTTTTGAGTGAGAATGGTGTCAATAATCGGTATGCGTGGATAGATCGGACCCAGCAATGGCAGCAGATCTCATCTGCACCAGCAGATAATTGTGACACTTATGATCAATGTGGTGCTCATGGCAGCTGTGACATTAGTAATACACCTGTTTGTTCGTGTTTGAATAGATTTGTGCCTAAATTAGAAATTAATTGGAATGCAACAGATTGGTCCGGCGGATGTGTTCGACGGACGCCACTAGATTGCCAGAGAGGAGATGGGTTCATAAAGTATTCAAATGTTAAATTGCCTGATATGCTAAATTATTCAACCAATTCAAGCTTGACCATAAAGGAATGTGAGGTGTTCTGCTTGAAAAATTGTTCCTGTATGGCCTACGCCAGCTCAAATATCGTAACTAGAAGAGGATGCTACTTTTGGTTCGGAGAACTCATTGATATCAAACAAATTAATGAAGATGGTGGACAAGATCTTTTTGTTAGATTGGCATTTTCTGAATTAG ATGAGAGCTCGAGTTCGAAAAAACGTAGGGTGCTCATGGCAACCCTAGTATCATTAGCAGGAATTTTTCTTCTTATCCTGTGTGTATGGTTGTTCATAAGAAGTAAAAGGAGAAAGCAGAAGAGAAGTGCACAAG GAAAGTGGGAAAACAATCCGAACGAAAACTACTCTATTGACAACCATGACGAGGATCTAGAGCTACCTCATTTTGACTTCTTCGTTGTGGCTAAAGCTACCAATAACTTCTCATTCAATAATATGCTTGGAGAGGGCGGCTTTGGTCCTGTCTACAAG GGCAAGCTTAGTGATGGACAAGAAGTTGCTGTAAAGAGACTGTCCAAGGAATCTAGACAAGGGCTTGATGAATTCAAGAATGAAGTTAAATGCATTGCCAAACTTCAGCATCGGAACCTAGTCAAGCTACTCGGATACTGCATTTATCTAGATGAAAGGATGTTGATCTATGAATACATGCCTAATAAAAGCCTCGACTGCTACATATTTG ATGATAACCAAAGCAAGCTTCTAAACTGGAATGTGAGGTTCCGTATTATCATCGGGATATCGAGGGGACTTCTCTATCTTCATCAAGACTCTAGATTGAGAATTATTCATAGAGACCTAAAATTAAGTAATATCCTACTAGATAAAGAGTTGAACCCCAAAATCTCAGATTTCGGCATGGCTAGAATTTTTGGGGGTAATGAAACTGCTGCAAACACAAAGCGAGTAGTCGGAACATA TGGTTATATGTCACCAGAGTATGCTATTGATGGCCTATTCTCAATGAAATCCGATGTATTTAGCTTTGGTGTTCTGGTGCTGGAGATAATAAGCGGACAGAGAAACAGAGGATTTACTCATCCAGACCATGAACTTAACCTTCTTGGACAC GCATGGAAGCTGTTCAAAGAAGGCAGAAATCTAGAGCTTATTGGCGATTCAGCAACGGAAACTTGCAACCTATCGGAAGTAGTAAGAGCGATGCACGTTGGTCTATTATGCGTACAACATAATCCAGAAGACAGACCAAACATGGCATCAGTGGTTCTAATGTTGAGCAGTGAAGGTCCATTGCCTGAACCTAAAGAACCGGGCTTTTTCACTGACAGGAAATTGTTTGAAGGAGAATCAGCTTCCAGCCAACAAGATTTATATTCTGTGAATGAACTCACAATTACTTTGATTGATGTTCGATGA
- the LOC130015094 gene encoding G-type lectin S-receptor-like serine/threonine-protein kinase At4g27290: MVVVFSSILSRSAIFELSLNQRGSLILLNQENLTIWSANTSRAVQNPVAQLLDSGNFVIRDEKDINPENYLWQSFHHPVKTFLPGMKIGRLAGGVEVYTTSWKSIADPSQVDVTFQPDSSGLLMVLVKNSVFTARSGPYMECCDITNTPVCSCLNRFVPKLESNWNATYWFGGCDRRMPLDCQKGDGFIKYSNVKLPDFNKFKLDHEGMLNALSEKLMFQACLEEIRLYTTKQLLILSNTNTLISLPKYTSLLLLLFLTNPYHRR; encoded by the exons atggTGGTTGTATTTAGTTCAATTCTATCACGATCTGCAATTTTTGAGCTCTCTTTGAATCAAAG AGGAAGTCTTATTCTTCTGAATCAAGAAAACTTGACCATATGGTCTGCTAATACATCAAGAGCTGTGCAGAATCCTGTTGCACAACTTCTGGATTCTGGAAATTTCGTTATCAGAGACGAAAAAGACATCAACCCGGAAAATTACTTATGGCAAAGTTTTCATCATCCTGTCAAAACATTTTTGCCGGGAATGAAAATTGGAAGACTGGCTGGAGGTGTTGAAGTTTATACAACTTCATGGAAGAGCATAGCTGATCCTTCTCAAGTTGATGTTACATTTCAGCCTGATTCCTCTGGTTTGCTGATGGTTCTTGTAAAGAATTCAGTTTTCACAGCTCGATCAGGACCATATATGGAATG TTGTGACATCACCAATACACCCGTATGTTCGTGTTTGAATAGATTCGTGCCGAAATTAGAAAGTAACTGGAACGCAACATATTGGTTCGGCGGATGTGATCGACGGATGCCATTAGATTGTCAGAAAGGAGATGGGTTCATAAAGTATTCAAATGTTAAATTGCCTGATTTCAACAAATTCAAGCTTGACCATGAAGGAATGTTAAATGCTCTGTCCGAAAAACTGATGTTTCAGGCTTGTTTAGAGGAAATTAGACTCTACACCACCAAACAACTACTTATTCTCAGTAATACAAACACGCTCATCTCCTTGCCAAAATACACCAgtcttcttcttctcttattCCTTACg AATCCTTATCACCGGCGATAA